One Sediminicola sp. YIK13 DNA segment encodes these proteins:
- a CDS encoding type II secretion system protein GspD has translation MKKYLVLLCFLLTLVASGQENQRIANIKNNLELLAVDNAGLTESLKLDINVTNVTLSNFLIAVSRVHQVNINVDPGLQNITIVNNFSNVTVADLLVFLCKQYDLDIKFTGNILSIVQYNPPKAEPKEKEILINFDPLNNLISMDLKNDPLESVFRKVMDISDRNLLYNSGMENTALTLYLNKVPFDTAMEKLAETNGLTYSKSRDGFYLFNSNYQLNNNPEGTPQNRPQRIPKGNSIFYQVLDTTRRMLNVDFENAPIAEVINNLSFDLKLDYYVATPLEEAGTISFKATQIYYDTLLERMFEGQTKGSDMINGPDPTNNFNQNRVPNQNVGQGNLIAEMGNSNFSFKKENDIYFFGTTDQLSVRKLEVVQMMHRSIELLGDPTPYRGGNRSAGRTVSGNVNYLGGGGGQDGFQNNQGFSNNQGVNNSRRISTQSNAFESYENNAEALVNILPDDVKADLDIKIDYELNSFLVSGPSANINRFKKFIKEIDKPVPVILIEVMLIEVKKSASVETGISWGLGDEPTTTKGDLFPTTDLTLGAKTVNKVIGGFDGFGSFNVGKVVPNFFATIKALEENGNLKIRSTPKLSTLNGHRANLSIGETTYYVVTSQNFFGSQIPTSSEIRNYQPIDAELAISIKPLVSGNGQVTLDINVIQSDFSGTRIENDAPPGLTSREFSSIIRMQDQDLAVLGGLEEKVKNDSGSGVPLLARIPIIKWLFSKRKREDSKQKLTILIKPTVIY, from the coding sequence ATGAAGAAATACCTAGTTTTATTGTGTTTCCTTTTGACCCTTGTTGCTTCGGGTCAGGAAAACCAAAGAATTGCAAATATCAAGAATAACTTGGAACTACTAGCTGTTGACAATGCTGGGCTAACTGAAAGTTTAAAACTTGATATTAATGTGACCAATGTTACCTTATCTAATTTTCTTATTGCTGTTTCTAGAGTGCACCAAGTAAACATTAACGTAGACCCAGGCCTTCAGAACATTACCATTGTGAATAATTTTTCGAACGTAACAGTAGCCGACTTATTGGTGTTTCTTTGCAAACAATACGATTTGGATATAAAGTTTACAGGCAATATCCTTTCCATTGTTCAATACAATCCACCCAAGGCAGAACCTAAGGAAAAAGAAATTCTTATCAATTTTGATCCCCTAAACAACCTAATATCAATGGATCTTAAAAATGATCCTTTAGAGAGTGTTTTTAGAAAAGTTATGGATATCAGCGATAGAAACTTGTTATACAACAGTGGCATGGAAAATACTGCTCTAACCTTGTATCTGAACAAGGTTCCATTTGATACTGCCATGGAAAAATTAGCTGAGACCAATGGCTTAACGTACTCAAAATCTCGGGATGGCTTTTATTTATTCAATTCAAACTACCAATTAAACAATAACCCTGAGGGTACACCACAAAATAGACCACAAAGGATTCCTAAGGGTAATTCTATTTTTTATCAGGTCTTAGATACCACAAGGCGGATGCTAAACGTAGATTTTGAAAATGCACCTATAGCCGAGGTCATCAATAATTTAAGCTTTGATCTAAAATTGGACTATTACGTTGCAACTCCTTTGGAAGAAGCCGGAACAATCAGCTTTAAGGCTACCCAAATATACTATGACACCCTACTGGAACGAATGTTTGAGGGACAGACTAAAGGCAGTGATATGATTAATGGCCCCGATCCTACCAATAATTTCAACCAAAATAGAGTTCCAAACCAGAATGTGGGTCAAGGCAATCTAATTGCTGAAATGGGAAATTCAAACTTCAGTTTTAAAAAGGAGAATGACATCTACTTTTTCGGAACTACGGATCAATTAAGTGTTCGTAAGCTAGAAGTGGTTCAAATGATGCATCGATCCATAGAATTATTGGGTGATCCGACACCATACAGAGGAGGTAATAGGTCTGCTGGGAGAACGGTCTCTGGGAATGTCAATTATCTTGGTGGTGGTGGAGGTCAAGATGGGTTTCAAAATAATCAGGGATTTAGCAATAACCAAGGCGTGAACAATTCTAGAAGAATATCTACCCAATCCAATGCATTTGAATCTTATGAAAATAACGCGGAAGCCTTGGTCAATATTCTCCCTGACGATGTTAAAGCCGACTTGGACATTAAAATTGACTATGAGTTGAACAGTTTTTTAGTAAGTGGGCCATCTGCAAACATTAACCGATTTAAAAAATTCATTAAGGAAATAGATAAACCAGTTCCGGTAATCCTAATAGAAGTAATGCTTATTGAAGTAAAGAAATCCGCCAGTGTGGAAACGGGCATAAGTTGGGGATTAGGAGATGAACCAACCACCACAAAAGGAGATCTTTTTCCAACTACGGATTTGACTTTAGGAGCAAAAACAGTTAATAAAGTTATTGGTGGGTTTGATGGTTTTGGATCTTTTAATGTAGGTAAAGTAGTCCCTAATTTTTTTGCCACCATAAAGGCACTTGAAGAGAATGGTAACTTAAAAATCCGATCAACCCCTAAATTATCTACTTTAAACGGACATAGAGCTAACCTATCTATCGGCGAGACGACTTATTATGTTGTTACCAGCCAAAACTTCTTTGGATCACAGATTCCCACTTCTTCGGAAATAAGAAATTACCAACCTATAGATGCAGAATTGGCAATAAGCATAAAACCGCTCGTTTCTGGTAATGGCCAGGTTACCTTGGACATCAATGTAATACAATCTGATTTTAGTGGAACGAGAATAGAAAACGATGCTCCCCCGGGCCTTACCTCTAGAGAATTCAGTTCCATTATACGGATGCAAGATCAAGATTTAGCGGTTTTAGGAGGTTTGGAGGAGAAAGTCAAGAACGATTCTGGAAGTGGAGTTCCTCTATTGGCGAGGATTCCAATTATTAAATGGCTATTCAGTAAAAGAAAACGGGAAGATTCCAAGCAAAAATTAACAATACTTATTAAACCAACAGTTATCTACTAG